A region from the Leopardus geoffroyi isolate Oge1 chromosome C2, O.geoffroyi_Oge1_pat1.0, whole genome shotgun sequence genome encodes:
- the ZNF80 gene encoding LOW QUALITY PROTEIN: zinc finger protein 80 (The sequence of the model RefSeq protein was modified relative to this genomic sequence to represent the inferred CDS: inserted 1 base in 1 codon; deleted 1 base in 1 codon; substituted 4 bases at 4 genomic stop codons): MKSLHSRVLQKQDTAGDAFQDCDSQGPSKGTLVHAEXILNKCKECRKAFNKNCLLVXHQCIHTGVKPXECHKCGKAFHEKVDFXQMRIHTGEMSNKYIECGKVVSPMLTTSMTHLMYHQQIHPGKKPYKCSERRKTFNYHCFCPAXHDPASGCNECGNAFHHNSAFTQYKRIHTRQKPYTCSECGKTFIYHSVFIGHGMTHNAQKPYECKDCGKGFYYSVSLTQHIRSHTGEKPYECSECGKALAYPPPFSPHAKGGT, encoded by the exons ATGAAGAGTCTGCACTCAAGGGTTTTACAGAAGCAAGACACTGCAGGAGATGCTTTCCAGGACTGTGACTCACAGGGACCAAGTAAAGGCACTTTGGTTCATGCAGAGTAGATCCTAAACAAATGCAAAGAATGCAGGAAAGCATTTAACAAGAATTGCCTCCTTGTCTGACATCAGTGCATTCACACTGGAGTGAAACCTTAAGAATGCCAcaagtgtgggaaagcctttcaTGAAAAGGTAGACT GACAAATGAGGATTCACACTGGAGAGATGTCCAATAAGTACATCGAGTGTGGAAAGGTTGTTAGCCCCATGCTGACAACATCCATG ACACACCTCATGTATCACCAGCAGATCCACCCTGGCAAGAAGCCCTATAAGTGCAGTGAACGTAGAAAGACCTTCAACTATCACTGTTTTTGTCCCGCATAGCATGACCCAGCCTCCGGGTGCAACGAATGTGGGAATGCCTTTCACCACAACTCTGCTTTCACTCAATACAAGAGGATTCACACCAGACAGAAGCCCTACACGTGCAGCGAATGTGGAAAGACCTTCATCTACCACTCTGTTTTTATTGGACATGGCATGACCCACAATGCACAAAAGCCTTATGAGTGTAAAGACTGTGGGAAAGGTTTTTACTACAGTGTCTCCCTCACTCAACACATCAGGAgtcacactggagagaagccctatgagtgcagtgaatgtggaaaagccCTTGCCTACCCTCCTCCTTTTAGTCCACATGCAAAAGGAGGCACATGA